A single genomic interval of Picosynechococcus sp. PCC 7003 harbors:
- a CDS encoding VOC family protein, which translates to MQVTRCLHTAILVADVQQAVAFYDRLLGLPKVERPFKYGGVWYQLPQMQVHLIEDPTFQAKLPNPEKLGRNPHIAFGVKDLDAVRSQLDSENYPYEMSASGRRALFLQDPDGNVVEITEES; encoded by the coding sequence ATTCAAGTGACCCGTTGTTTACACACAGCTATCTTGGTGGCAGATGTGCAACAGGCGGTGGCCTTTTATGATCGACTGCTGGGGCTGCCCAAGGTAGAACGACCTTTTAAATATGGTGGCGTTTGGTACCAGCTACCACAGATGCAAGTTCATCTGATTGAAGACCCGACGTTCCAGGCGAAATTACCCAATCCAGAGAAGTTGGGCAGAAATCCCCACATTGCTTTCGGCGTAAAAGACCTTGATGCAGTGCGATCGCAGTTGGATAGCGAAAATTATCCCTATGAGATGAGCGCATCGGGACGACGGGCCTTATTTTTGCAAGATCCAGACGGCAACGTGGTCGAGATTACGGAAGAGAGCTGA